The following coding sequences are from one Halococcus hamelinensis 100A6 window:
- a CDS encoding formate/nitrite transporter family protein — protein sequence MSTETGSDEPSGGSLSYQNILEREMEEALQEIARPVTGVFLSGLAAGLNLSFGALFMGMALTFSGGFESQLVQQIALGSLSSIAFLFVVLGQTELFTAHSTMAVLPVLDRRASLGDLGGLWGATYVSNLLGCVIFAGLIATLGPSMGIVSPSAFGTLADALVPLPWWTILLSGVVAGWLMGMTTWLVAASRDTVGRIVFTLLVTGAIGFGPFHHAILGTTEVVSAIFLGQGVTIGDFVHFLLWTTVGNIIGGAVFVGLLNYGHIELAGEQQDVDFEAETTGDS from the coding sequence ATGAGTACTGAGACGGGAAGCGACGAGCCCTCCGGTGGGTCCCTCTCGTATCAGAACATCCTCGAACGGGAGATGGAAGAAGCGCTCCAGGAGATCGCTCGCCCAGTGACGGGAGTCTTCCTGTCCGGGCTCGCGGCGGGGTTGAATCTGAGTTTCGGTGCGCTGTTCATGGGGATGGCACTGACGTTTTCCGGTGGGTTCGAATCCCAGTTGGTCCAGCAGATCGCGCTGGGAAGCCTCTCCTCGATAGCGTTCCTGTTCGTGGTTCTCGGGCAAACGGAGTTGTTCACCGCCCACTCCACGATGGCTGTGCTCCCGGTTCTCGACCGCCGGGCATCGCTCGGCGACCTCGGCGGGCTCTGGGGTGCAACGTACGTTTCGAACCTGCTTGGATGCGTGATATTTGCCGGTCTCATCGCCACTCTCGGACCGTCGATGGGGATCGTGTCGCCATCGGCGTTCGGAACGCTCGCGGATGCGTTAGTGCCACTGCCGTGGTGGACGATCCTCCTGAGCGGCGTCGTGGCCGGTTGGCTCATGGGGATGACCACCTGGCTCGTCGCGGCGAGCCGTGATACGGTCGGACGGATCGTGTTCACACTACTCGTCACCGGGGCGATCGGCTTCGGCCCGTTCCATCACGCCATCCTCGGAACGACCGAGGTGGTCTCCGCGATCTTCCTGGGCCAGGGAGTGACCATCGGGGACTTCGTGCACTTCCTCCTCTGGACGACGGTCGGGAATATCATCGGGGGAGCCGTCTTCGTCGGGTTGCTCAACTACGGCCATATCGAACTCGCCGGCGAACAACAGGACGTGGACTTCGAGGCCGAGACGACCGGCGACTCCTGA
- a CDS encoding HPP family protein, whose protein sequence is MNDRIATSLHTGLLIAILGMLTWASGLPTLFPSLGPSAFVLAMFPESEASNPKRVIGSHVLGVVAGFLAYHLFAPGIVVTGPIPPFSLVGLRLAVSSVVAIVLTVTGMLHFGIRHPPACATTLIVALGLLPTVSDGVVIVVAVVVIVAVQLLLLRIDEFLGDVTNTSLS, encoded by the coding sequence ATGAACGACCGGATAGCGACGAGCCTTCACACGGGACTCCTGATCGCGATTCTGGGGATGCTCACGTGGGCGAGCGGGTTGCCGACGTTGTTCCCGAGTTTGGGCCCGTCGGCGTTCGTTCTCGCGATGTTCCCCGAGAGCGAAGCGAGCAACCCGAAGCGGGTGATAGGAAGCCACGTCCTCGGGGTGGTCGCTGGCTTTCTCGCGTACCATCTGTTTGCCCCGGGAATCGTCGTGACGGGCCCCATTCCCCCGTTTTCGCTCGTTGGACTTCGATTGGCCGTGAGCAGCGTCGTCGCGATCGTCTTGACCGTGACCGGTATGCTCCACTTCGGGATCCGTCATCCGCCAGCCTGTGCGACGACGCTCATCGTCGCACTCGGGTTGCTCCCGACCGTTTCCGACGGGGTGGTCATCGTCGTTGCCGTCGTCGTCATCGTCGCCGTTCAGTTGCTCCTGCTTCGTATCGACGAGTTCCTCGGAGACGTCACGAACACGAGCCTCTCGTAG
- the hmgB gene encoding hydroxymethylglutaryl-CoA synthase produces MNSVGIDAVAIHAGKLKLDLVETFAPAMDEAPEKYTKGLGLHASSFPDVDEDIVTMGANAAHRLMDRKGLEPDDIGRIDVATESAFDNSKPVSTYIAGCLEQVYEGDFHHANKGERKFACISGTQSLDDAYNWIRAGRHRGRAALVIATDTALYARGDAGEATQGAGAVAMLVTEDPNLVELSPEQGFGSADETDFLKPNQQFPSVDGKRSVQVYLARMREALEDYESVAEPTHPDQFRYIPFHTPFPGMVRKAAMLGYRHMIRDSSIEDDLASEIGRQPRIEEFDDEEQFMDAVRDYMDDLKETEAYRGWYEGAIEPTLDIARHVGNWYTGSVHVARASALKRALEDDIDMTNEKLLVGSYGSGAQAEIHTETVREGWTEEIGALDIDDQLAARYDISYEEYEQVHDVHNHDKETDFEAFTTPESEFVLSGRGPMDERVYEYVE; encoded by the coding sequence ATGAACAGCGTCGGCATCGATGCGGTCGCGATCCACGCCGGGAAGCTCAAGCTCGACCTCGTGGAGACGTTCGCACCAGCGATGGACGAAGCGCCGGAGAAGTACACCAAAGGCCTCGGGCTGCACGCGAGTTCGTTCCCCGACGTCGACGAGGACATCGTGACGATGGGGGCGAACGCCGCCCATCGGCTGATGGACCGAAAGGGGCTCGAACCCGACGACATCGGCCGGATCGACGTCGCGACCGAGAGCGCGTTCGACAACTCGAAACCCGTCTCGACCTACATCGCGGGCTGTCTCGAACAGGTCTACGAGGGGGACTTCCACCACGCGAACAAGGGCGAGCGCAAGTTCGCGTGCATCTCGGGTACCCAGAGCCTCGACGACGCCTACAACTGGATCCGGGCGGGCCGTCACCGTGGCCGCGCGGCGCTCGTGATCGCGACCGACACCGCGCTCTATGCCCGCGGCGACGCCGGCGAGGCGACCCAGGGCGCGGGCGCGGTGGCGATGCTCGTGACCGAGGACCCGAATCTCGTCGAACTCAGCCCCGAACAGGGCTTCGGGAGCGCCGACGAGACCGACTTCCTCAAGCCCAACCAGCAGTTCCCGAGCGTGGACGGCAAACGCTCGGTCCAGGTCTACCTCGCCCGGATGCGGGAGGCGCTGGAGGACTACGAGTCGGTCGCCGAACCCACGCACCCCGACCAGTTTCGGTACATTCCGTTCCACACGCCGTTCCCGGGCATGGTGCGCAAGGCCGCGATGCTCGGCTACCGCCACATGATCCGCGACTCCTCGATCGAGGACGACCTCGCGAGCGAGATCGGTCGACAGCCCCGGATCGAGGAGTTCGACGACGAGGAGCAGTTCATGGACGCGGTTCGCGACTACATGGACGACCTGAAGGAGACCGAGGCGTACCGCGGGTGGTACGAGGGGGCCATCGAGCCGACCCTCGACATCGCGCGCCACGTCGGCAACTGGTACACCGGCTCCGTGCACGTCGCCCGCGCGAGCGCGCTCAAACGCGCCCTCGAAGACGATATCGACATGACGAACGAGAAACTCCTCGTGGGCTCCTACGGCAGCGGCGCGCAGGCCGAGATCCACACCGAGACCGTCCGCGAGGGCTGGACCGAGGAGATCGGTGCCCTCGACATCGACGACCAGCTCGCGGCGCGCTACGACATCTCCTACGAGGAGTACGAGCAGGTCCACGACGTCCACAACCACGACAAGGAGACCGACTTCGAGGCGTTCACGACGCCCGAATCGGAGTTCGTCCTGAGCGGGCGCGGCCCGATGGACGAACGGGTCTACGAGTACGTCGAGTAG
- a CDS encoding universal stress protein — protein sequence MGPRSTRGIPEDRVLVSMTERVLVPLTDSNHAWPGLEYALELYPEADVTVINVVDPAGAGYGERSSGDENERGTPEDQAAELFTAATDLANESGRELTTTLIEGRPAAAIVDHSEDHSFDAIVMGSRGRSGVSRVLLGSVAGTVVENASVPVTVVP from the coding sequence GTGGGGCCGAGATCGACGAGGGGAATCCCTGAGGATCGTGTACTCGTATCTATGACGGAACGGGTACTCGTCCCGCTCACGGACTCGAATCACGCATGGCCGGGGCTCGAGTACGCACTCGAACTGTATCCGGAGGCGGACGTCACGGTGATAAACGTCGTCGACCCGGCGGGAGCGGGCTATGGAGAACGTTCGTCCGGCGACGAAAACGAACGAGGGACTCCGGAGGATCAAGCAGCGGAGTTGTTCACGGCGGCGACCGACCTGGCGAACGAATCCGGGAGGGAACTCACCACGACCCTCATAGAGGGTCGCCCCGCAGCGGCGATCGTCGACCACTCGGAGGACCACTCCTTCGATGCGATCGTAATGGGAAGTCGCGGGCGGTCCGGCGTTTCCCGCGTCCTCCTCGGAAGCGTCGCCGGAACCGTCGTAGAGAACGCTTCGGTGCCGGTCACCGTCGTACCGTGA
- a CDS encoding GNAT family N-acetyltransferase has protein sequence MDVRRYDPSRDEGSLWGLKEDFERELGGLGGGGKAETYDGKLTEGYRERYLDWVEWCIEHDPDCIAVADPAERGNELAGYVFVLPGELSMIWDAAVVNELYVDEAHRGTGLVDDLLDAAFACVEGQDLPLDRVALDVDPDNGPANGVYRRHGFEPWGDLLMREH, from the coding sequence ATGGATGTCAGACGATACGACCCGTCGCGGGACGAGGGGTCGTTGTGGGGGCTGAAGGAGGACTTCGAGCGGGAACTCGGTGGGCTCGGCGGTGGAGGGAAAGCCGAGACCTACGACGGCAAGCTCACCGAGGGCTATCGCGAGCGCTACCTCGACTGGGTGGAGTGGTGTATCGAACACGACCCCGACTGCATCGCGGTGGCCGACCCGGCGGAGCGGGGGAACGAACTCGCGGGCTACGTCTTCGTCCTCCCGGGGGAGCTCTCGATGATCTGGGACGCGGCCGTGGTGAACGAACTCTACGTCGACGAGGCCCATCGGGGGACTGGACTGGTCGACGACCTGCTCGACGCGGCGTTCGCGTGCGTCGAGGGCCAAGACCTCCCGCTCGATCGGGTCGCGCTCGACGTCGACCCCGACAACGGACCCGCGAACGGGGTCTACCGGCGACACGGCTTCGAGCCGTGGGGCGACCTCCTGATGCGCGAGCACTGA
- a CDS encoding MFS transporter yields the protein MIYPVLLPSLSESFDLTLTTAGLLVTLIWITYAIGQVPGGVLADRYGERTILTAGLVTVAGAVSLVVLAPTTWSLFAATGLIGAGLSLYPVARITVLSDLYPDRIGRVLGITMAAGDTGQTVLPLVAGVLIGLAWQAGLVFVVPLLVVVAVAVWRSLPSTAPSDTADTELTLQRATDVLRELYHPTLVIMVVILTLYIGVLQTFSAFYPTYLIDEKGFSSTTASALFSLFFAFGIVAKPLAGVAYDVIGIRRSLPAILGGAIAGFALLPFLDGFWLLAADTVLISSMLGSGAITQSYLSETIPPEIEGTGLGAVRSSASLLASMGPVLFGAVAERGFFDEGYLSLALLMAVVTLLTFRLPAETG from the coding sequence ATGATCTATCCGGTGTTGTTGCCCTCGTTGAGCGAGAGCTTCGACCTCACGCTCACCACTGCCGGCTTGTTGGTCACCCTCATCTGGATCACCTACGCGATCGGGCAGGTTCCGGGCGGCGTGCTGGCCGATCGGTACGGTGAGCGGACGATACTGACGGCGGGACTGGTGACCGTCGCCGGTGCTGTGTCGTTGGTCGTTCTCGCCCCGACGACGTGGAGTCTGTTCGCGGCAACCGGGCTGATCGGTGCCGGACTCTCCCTCTACCCCGTTGCCCGGATCACCGTTCTCTCGGACCTCTATCCCGACCGGATCGGTCGTGTGCTGGGGATAACGATGGCAGCAGGTGATACCGGTCAGACGGTCCTCCCGTTGGTCGCTGGCGTTCTCATCGGTCTCGCGTGGCAGGCCGGCCTCGTCTTCGTCGTCCCCCTCCTCGTGGTGGTTGCGGTCGCCGTCTGGCGGTCGCTCCCGTCGACCGCTCCGTCCGACACGGCGGACACGGAGTTGACCCTCCAGCGGGCGACGGACGTTCTCCGAGAACTCTATCACCCGACGTTGGTGATAATGGTCGTCATCCTGACCCTGTACATCGGGGTTTTGCAGACGTTCTCGGCGTTCTACCCGACGTATCTGATCGACGAGAAGGGGTTCTCCTCGACGACGGCGAGCGCGCTGTTCAGCCTGTTCTTCGCGTTCGGTATCGTCGCGAAACCGCTCGCCGGGGTCGCGTACGACGTGATCGGGATCCGGCGTTCGCTCCCGGCCATACTCGGCGGGGCGATCGCCGGTTTCGCCCTCCTCCCCTTCCTCGATGGGTTCTGGTTGCTCGCCGCGGACACGGTTCTCATCAGTTCGATGTTGGGGTCGGGTGCGATCACCCAGTCGTACCTCTCCGAGACGATCCCACCGGAGATAGAGGGCACCGGGTTGGGGGCCGTCAGATCGAGCGCGTCCTTGCTGGCGTCGATGGGGCCGGTGCTCTTCGGCGCTGTAGCCGAACGCGGCTTCTTCGACGAGGGCTATCTCTCGTTGGCACTCCTCATGGCCGTCGTCACGTTGCTCACGTTTCGACTTCCGGCCGAAACCGGCTAG
- a CDS encoding formate/nitrite transporter family protein, with protein sequence MNDRERPPNTTDDSEPALDDEEDRNGGEDTTEDALRSTIDRSEQGAPAAGSAVRDRFSADEIFQRILATADEEFNRSFRLLFLSGLAAGFAMSLSFIGVAALSGLIPGENGASSAAGYLLYPVGFMFVVLGSYQLFTENTLTPVTLVMTRVASIPAMLRVWVVVFTANILGVAASAYVLANTHVLEPQAAAMASQIGHHFFELSWGAIFWKGVFAGVLIAGMVWLIHAARDTAARVLVIFALTYAVGAAELAHCIVGAGETLYVVFSGGESLLAFFTQFLVPATLGNTVGGVVLVALLNYSHTHESRAYNRSNLDWNEWLFGNYIGKPTTTTSGEGSTSD encoded by the coding sequence ATGAACGACCGCGAGCGCCCGCCGAACACGACCGACGATTCCGAACCGGCACTCGACGACGAGGAAGACCGGAACGGAGGCGAAGACACCACTGAAGACGCGCTCCGGAGCACGATCGACAGGTCGGAGCAGGGGGCACCGGCCGCGGGGTCGGCGGTTCGCGACCGGTTCTCCGCCGACGAGATCTTCCAACGCATTCTCGCGACCGCCGACGAGGAGTTCAACCGGAGCTTTCGGTTGCTCTTTTTGAGCGGGCTCGCGGCGGGGTTCGCGATGAGCCTCTCGTTCATCGGCGTCGCCGCGCTCTCGGGGCTGATACCCGGCGAGAACGGCGCTTCCTCGGCCGCGGGTTACCTGCTCTACCCGGTCGGATTCATGTTCGTGGTGCTCGGGAGCTATCAACTGTTCACCGAGAACACGCTGACGCCGGTGACGTTGGTGATGACCCGGGTCGCGTCGATCCCCGCCATGCTCCGCGTGTGGGTCGTCGTCTTTACGGCGAACATCCTCGGGGTGGCGGCGAGCGCGTACGTCCTCGCCAACACCCACGTCCTCGAACCGCAAGCCGCCGCAATGGCCAGCCAGATCGGCCACCACTTCTTCGAACTCTCGTGGGGGGCGATCTTCTGGAAGGGGGTCTTCGCCGGCGTGCTCATCGCCGGGATGGTCTGGCTGATCCACGCCGCGCGCGACACCGCCGCCCGGGTGCTGGTCATCTTCGCGCTCACGTACGCCGTGGGGGCCGCCGAACTCGCTCACTGCATCGTCGGCGCGGGGGAGACGCTCTACGTGGTCTTCTCCGGCGGCGAGTCGCTGCTCGCCTTCTTCACCCAGTTCCTCGTGCCGGCGACGCTCGGCAACACCGTCGGCGGCGTGGTGCTGGTCGCGCTGTTGAACTACAGCCACACCCACGAGAGCCGCGCCTACAACCGGAGCAACCTCGACTGGAACGAGTGGCTGTTCGGGAACTACATCGGCAAACCGACGACCACCACCTCGGGCGAGGGCTCGACCTCCGACTGA
- a CDS encoding proteasome assembly chaperone family protein yields MAAHQREGRSVFDISHTEAPDSETLVVGFAEFGLAGLTAADYLVDHLELEEIGHVTTEGLPAVTPFENGAPRHASRLFSRPDLDITVFMNELFVPPWATDAVAESVLDWTEANDVDEVAVLSGVPYQHGPEEHRTFYVATDDYRDHRLTDTEIPPMPGGFFNGLNAKLVARGMESPLRTGVFVTPVHAQVPDIEAAIRLLEAVESVYDLTVDTDPLRAYAANLQQYYAGLAEQLAPETDDSPDWMFG; encoded by the coding sequence ATGGCCGCACACCAGCGCGAAGGCCGGTCCGTTTTCGATATCAGCCACACGGAAGCGCCCGACTCCGAGACGCTCGTCGTGGGCTTCGCGGAGTTCGGGCTCGCGGGGCTCACCGCCGCCGATTACCTCGTCGACCACCTCGAACTCGAGGAGATCGGCCACGTCACCACCGAGGGGCTGCCGGCCGTGACGCCGTTCGAGAACGGGGCTCCGCGCCACGCCTCGCGGCTGTTCTCGCGACCCGACCTCGACATCACGGTGTTCATGAACGAACTCTTCGTGCCGCCGTGGGCCACCGACGCCGTCGCGGAGTCCGTCCTCGACTGGACCGAGGCGAACGACGTCGACGAGGTCGCGGTGCTCTCGGGCGTCCCCTACCAGCACGGCCCCGAGGAACACCGGACGTTCTACGTCGCCACCGATGACTACCGCGACCATCGGTTGACCGACACCGAGATCCCGCCGATGCCGGGCGGTTTCTTCAACGGCCTCAACGCCAAGCTCGTCGCCCGCGGCATGGAGTCACCGCTCCGGACGGGCGTGTTCGTCACGCCGGTCCACGCTCAGGTCCCCGACATCGAGGCCGCGATCCGACTGCTGGAGGCGGTCGAGTCGGTCTACGACCTCACGGTCGACACCGACCCGCTCCGGGCGTACGCCGCGAACCTCCAGCAGTACTACGCCGGGCTCGCCGAGCAGCTCGCCCCCGAGACGGACGACTCGCCCGACTGGATGTTCGGCTGA
- a CDS encoding helix-turn-helix domain-containing protein: MTDRGPRRELASKIAGDVVLSDDPGATIRKWRTDFDVPQTALAEELDISASVVSDYESGRRQSPGIGVVRRIVTGLLDIDEARGGEHLRQYARLLSAGFDREVVRDLREYPTPVRLNGFYDAIDATEVVAGSHDTVAGHTVINSIEAIVRLSTEEFYRLYGQSTNRALVFTGVSNGEGALVALRVVTPTPTAVVLHGIDTEDLWEHAPALARADGFSLAVADGDLETMLDALGGMT; the protein is encoded by the coding sequence ATGACCGACCGCGGCCCGCGCCGGGAGCTCGCGAGCAAGATCGCCGGCGACGTGGTGCTGAGCGACGACCCCGGCGCGACGATCCGGAAGTGGCGCACCGACTTCGACGTCCCCCAGACCGCGCTCGCGGAGGAACTCGACATCTCGGCCTCGGTGGTCTCCGATTACGAGAGCGGTCGGCGACAGAGCCCCGGTATCGGCGTCGTCAGGCGCATCGTGACCGGCCTGCTCGACATCGACGAGGCGCGCGGCGGTGAACACCTCCGTCAGTACGCCCGCCTCCTCTCGGCGGGGTTCGACCGCGAGGTCGTCCGCGACCTCCGGGAGTACCCGACCCCGGTGCGGCTCAACGGCTTCTACGACGCCATCGACGCGACGGAGGTCGTCGCGGGCTCGCACGACACCGTCGCGGGCCACACGGTCATCAACTCGATCGAGGCGATCGTCCGGCTCTCCACCGAGGAGTTCTATCGGCTCTACGGCCAGAGCACGAACCGGGCGCTCGTCTTCACCGGGGTCTCGAACGGCGAGGGGGCGCTGGTCGCCCTTCGGGTCGTCACCCCGACCCCGACCGCGGTGGTGCTCCACGGTATCGACACCGAGGACCTCTGGGAGCACGCCCCGGCGCTCGCACGCGCCGACGGCTTCTCGCTCGCGGTGGCCGACGGCGACCTCGAAACGATGCTCGACGCCCTCGGCGGGATGACCTGA
- a CDS encoding phytoene/squalene synthase family protein — MTAAGKPTDADDRRWCHDALQGTSRTFALTVSALDEPMATEVCVSYLLCRVADTVEDAGHIPDEDQAELLTTYSRALDPEDATDIEAFVAAVEPWLPADLDDDWTVVARADRVVRTFDGLDATAKAAVRDPIRELVDGMAMFVERHTETGGIRIESLDELEEYCWYVAGTVGTLVTNLLARDAPPERVRHLREHDRAFGLLLQLVNVAKDVTDDYHEENNVYLPAAWLREHGVDQERVCADENVTAVASVVRRVAEHATGYLDGARTYLEATPETGGNTLAAWAVPYLLAVGTLRELTDRPEDVIREGGVKVSQAEVFAIVEQFAEGVDREALSALSAKVARQPFHRTG; from the coding sequence ATGACTGCCGCCGGTAAGCCGACCGACGCCGACGACCGACGGTGGTGCCACGACGCGCTCCAAGGTACGTCCCGAACGTTCGCCCTGACCGTGTCCGCGCTCGACGAACCGATGGCGACCGAGGTCTGCGTGAGCTACCTCCTCTGTCGGGTCGCCGACACCGTCGAGGACGCCGGCCACATCCCGGACGAGGATCAGGCCGAACTGCTCACGACTTACAGCCGCGCGCTCGACCCCGAGGACGCCACCGACATCGAAGCGTTCGTGGCGGCTGTCGAACCGTGGCTTCCGGCCGACCTCGACGACGACTGGACGGTGGTCGCCCGGGCCGACCGCGTCGTCAGGACCTTCGACGGGCTCGACGCGACGGCGAAGGCGGCGGTCCGCGACCCGATCCGTGAACTCGTCGACGGGATGGCGATGTTCGTCGAGCGCCACACCGAGACGGGCGGCATCCGTATCGAGAGCCTCGACGAACTCGAGGAGTACTGCTGGTACGTCGCGGGCACCGTCGGCACCCTCGTGACGAACCTCCTCGCGCGCGACGCCCCACCCGAGCGGGTCCGCCACCTCCGCGAACACGACCGCGCGTTCGGCCTCCTCCTCCAGTTGGTCAACGTCGCGAAGGACGTCACCGACGACTACCACGAGGAGAACAACGTCTACCTCCCGGCGGCGTGGCTCCGCGAGCACGGCGTCGACCAGGAACGAGTCTGTGCCGACGAGAACGTCACGGCCGTCGCGTCCGTCGTTCGTCGCGTCGCCGAGCACGCCACGGGCTACCTCGACGGCGCGCGCACCTACCTCGAAGCCACACCCGAGACCGGCGGCAACACCCTCGCGGCGTGGGCGGTGCCCTACCTCCTCGCGGTCGGCACGCTTCGGGAACTCACCGATCGGCCCGAGGACGTGATCCGCGAGGGCGGCGTGAAGGTCTCCCAAGCCGAGGTGTTCGCGATCGTCGAGCAGTTCGCCGAGGGCGTCGACCGTGAAGCCCTCTCGGCGCTCTCCGCGAAGGTGGCCAGACAGCCCTTCCACCGCACCGGATAG
- a CDS encoding PHP domain-containing protein, with amino-acid sequence MLSVELHCHSELSFDGRDPVDLLLAQAEAVGLDALAITDHDEIDASLAAAERAADYGLVGIPGSEVTSAAGHILALGISERVPAGLSFGETLAAIRDQGGIAVVPHPFQRSRSGVAPHITRAELATADAIEIYNSRLLTGRSNRHAERFARANDLPMTAGSDAHIAEMVGQAETRVDAAERTVSGVLDGVKAGRTEVIGKRTPWRISLRQASGGVKRRIRNRVAGLFE; translated from the coding sequence GTGCTGTCGGTCGAGTTACACTGTCACTCCGAGCTGTCGTTCGACGGTCGCGACCCCGTCGACCTCCTGTTGGCCCAGGCCGAAGCGGTCGGGCTGGACGCGCTCGCGATCACCGACCACGACGAGATCGACGCCAGCCTCGCGGCCGCCGAGCGGGCCGCCGACTACGGGCTGGTCGGGATCCCCGGCTCGGAAGTCACCTCCGCCGCGGGCCACATCCTCGCACTCGGGATCAGCGAGCGCGTCCCGGCGGGGCTCTCCTTCGGCGAGACCCTCGCCGCGATCCGCGACCAGGGCGGCATCGCGGTGGTGCCCCATCCCTTCCAGCGCTCGCGCTCGGGGGTCGCCCCCCACATCACGCGCGCCGAGCTCGCCACCGCCGACGCCATCGAGATCTACAACTCGCGACTCCTGACCGGACGCTCGAACCGTCACGCCGAGCGGTTCGCCCGCGCGAACGACCTCCCGATGACCGCGGGGAGCGACGCCCACATCGCGGAGATGGTCGGCCAGGCCGAGACGAGGGTCGACGCCGCCGAACGAACCGTCTCCGGCGTGCTCGATGGGGTCAAGGCCGGCCGAACCGAGGTCATCGGCAAACGAACCCCGTGGCGGATCAGCCTCCGGCAGGCGAGCGGCGGCGTCAAACGCCGGATCCGCAACCGGGTCGCGGGTCTCTTCGAGTAA
- a CDS encoding glycoside hydrolase family 26 protein, with translation MASSPSDPLLTGAYIGGSGSYTDDLELFESWLGHPPALTMEFVEGLRSEDVVSRFVPNRMTPIWEAGSVPVITWLPSTGSTTDTADDIAREIADGDHDALLETWAARLNDWTTDDGTQRRFYFRPGHEMNGNWFPWSADSSSTTNDYVEMWRQIHAVFTESGLDETTIQWMWSPNADEIGGVRAEAYYPGDDYVDWVGLDGFNFGDSQSYSEWRTPEEIFGPMLERMRELTGKPVALPEVASSSFKGDDFTPSAKARWVRRLFSFADDRDIRMVNWFNTEKSGQDESDWAVFGGERGTDTHEIDGDSYATYDAYRATVNSPSVVRGDADAGARLTDREFSGDL, from the coding sequence GTGGCCTCGTCTCCCTCGGACCCGCTCCTCACGGGGGCCTACATCGGTGGGTCGGGGTCGTACACCGACGACCTCGAACTCTTCGAGAGCTGGCTCGGCCATCCACCCGCACTCACGATGGAGTTCGTCGAAGGACTGCGGTCGGAGGACGTCGTGAGCCGATTCGTTCCCAATCGAATGACGCCCATCTGGGAGGCCGGCTCCGTCCCCGTCATCACGTGGCTTCCGTCGACCGGCAGCACCACCGACACCGCCGACGACATCGCACGCGAGATCGCCGACGGGGACCACGACGCGCTCCTCGAGACGTGGGCAGCACGACTCAACGACTGGACCACCGACGACGGCACCCAGCGGCGGTTCTACTTCCGGCCCGGCCACGAGATGAACGGCAACTGGTTCCCCTGGAGCGCCGACTCGTCGTCGACGACGAACGATTACGTCGAGATGTGGCGGCAGATCCACGCGGTCTTCACGGAGAGCGGGCTGGACGAGACGACGATACAGTGGATGTGGTCGCCGAACGCCGACGAGATCGGGGGTGTGCGGGCCGAAGCCTACTATCCGGGCGACGACTACGTCGACTGGGTCGGCCTCGATGGCTTCAACTTCGGGGATTCGCAGTCGTACTCGGAGTGGCGGACGCCCGAGGAGATATTCGGCCCCATGCTCGAACGGATGCGGGAGTTGACCGGGAAACCGGTCGCGCTCCCCGAGGTCGCCTCGTCGTCGTTCAAGGGTGACGACTTCACGCCCTCGGCGAAGGCACGGTGGGTGAGGCGGTTGTTCTCGTTCGCCGACGACCGCGATATCCGGATGGTGAACTGGTTCAACACCGAGAAATCCGGCCAGGACGAATCCGATTGGGCGGTGTTCGGCGGCGAGCGAGGGACGGATACCCACGAGATCGACGGTGACTCCTACGCCACCTACGACGCGTATCGAGCGACGGTGAACTCGCCGTCGGTCGTTCGTGGCGACGCCGACGCGGGGGCTCGCCTGACGGACCGCGAGTTCAGTGGCGACCTGTGA